The proteins below come from a single Serratia fonticola genomic window:
- the pepT gene encoding peptidase T, which produces MDKLLDRFFNYVSFDTQAKANVKHVPSTEGQLKLARALQQEMIGLGFERVSLSEHGCVMGTLPGNVSWPVPAIGFISHLDTSPDFSGKHVTPQIVENYRGGDIALGIGDEVLSPVMFPILHQMLGQTLITTDGKTLLGADDKAGIAEILTAMVRLKQQKIPHGDIRVAFTPDEEVGKGAHFFDVAAFDAEWAYTVDGGGVGELECENFNAAAVTVKIVGNNVHPGSAKGVMVNALSLATRFQQELPAEETPEHTEGYQGFYHLNSIKGNVERAEMHYILRDFEREGFEARKRKMIEVAQKVGRGLPRDCYIEVAIEDNYYNMREQVAEHPHVIELAQQAMRDCDIEPVMKPIRGGTDGAQLSFKGLPCPNLFTGGYNFHGKHEFITLEGMEQAVAVIMRIATLSAERAKR; this is translated from the coding sequence ATGGATAAACTACTAGATCGCTTTTTTAACTACGTCTCATTTGACACACAGGCTAAAGCGAACGTCAAACATGTGCCTAGTACCGAAGGGCAACTGAAGCTGGCGCGTGCGTTGCAACAGGAAATGATTGGGCTGGGGTTTGAACGGGTATCGCTAAGCGAACATGGCTGCGTGATGGGCACGTTGCCTGGCAATGTGAGCTGGCCAGTGCCGGCCATTGGCTTTATTTCTCACCTTGATACCTCACCCGATTTTTCGGGTAAGCATGTGACACCGCAGATAGTGGAAAACTATCGCGGCGGTGACATTGCCTTGGGCATCGGTGATGAAGTGTTATCGCCGGTGATGTTCCCGATCTTGCATCAGATGCTGGGGCAAACGCTGATCACCACCGACGGCAAAACGCTGTTGGGTGCCGACGATAAAGCCGGGATTGCCGAGATCTTGACCGCGATGGTGCGGCTAAAGCAGCAAAAAATTCCTCACGGCGATATCCGCGTGGCGTTCACGCCGGATGAAGAAGTGGGCAAGGGAGCGCATTTCTTTGACGTTGCCGCGTTCGATGCAGAGTGGGCCTACACCGTCGATGGTGGTGGTGTGGGCGAACTGGAGTGTGAAAACTTCAATGCAGCTGCAGTGACGGTGAAAATCGTCGGCAATAACGTACACCCTGGCAGTGCCAAAGGGGTGATGGTGAACGCGCTGTCGCTGGCAACCCGTTTCCAACAGGAGCTACCGGCCGAGGAAACACCGGAGCATACCGAGGGGTATCAGGGCTTTTACCATCTCAACAGCATCAAGGGGAACGTCGAACGTGCCGAGATGCATTACATCTTGCGGGATTTTGAGCGTGAAGGCTTTGAGGCTCGCAAGCGCAAGATGATTGAAGTCGCGCAAAAGGTTGGCCGTGGGTTACCACGGGATTGCTACATTGAGGTGGCGATCGAGGATAATTACTACAACATGCGTGAGCAGGTGGCTGAGCATCCTCATGTGATCGAGCTGGCACAGCAGGCGATGCGGGACTGCGATATTGAGCCGGTGATGAAGCCGATCCGCGGTGGTACCGATGGTGCGCAGCTATCCTTCAAGGGGCTGCCTTGTCCAAACCTGTTTACCGGTGGCTATAACTTCCATGGCAAGCATGAGTTTATTACGCTGGAAGGGATGGAGCAGGCGGTGGCGGTGATCATGCGCATTGCTACTCTGAGCGCCGAGCGCGCTAAACGGTAG